The sequence ctggccgggttgatttagttgggattggtcctgcctagagcagggggctggatttgatgaccttctgaggtctcttacagctctatgattctatgattccctcccctttccttcaccatcattaatatccttttgcagtgagttccagaggttgattatacacttcaaaatacggccgttttaactagagctggaaggaagttttcagagggggtgtttttccattggaaaacactgattttagtgaccttttgtttggaaggggaaaactccaccatttcagaacattaaaatgtagttttccattcctgaaatgactctttgtttggtctctttaaagtttatcttccgtaatccaccgtaatacatttaaaaatagttaaaatctaaacaaaatgtgaatttatttgcagaactgtgtgagatcagaaaaaaaagtcaaaatcctggaattgcTAGTCCCacttcaaccctacttttagccaccttggtgccagggatgtaaaatctcatttaattagctaaccagttaaacaatacgttgaaccagttaaccgattaaatgggacacgtagggcGAGTGGTCCCCCtgcgtgttaaagatgggcttggagcagcccccacacctacccccgtggcacactgctgagactgctgagcaaccctacccgtggtgtgccagagtgccctgtgcctatggctggtggagggctgctccagcccccactggttaaccataaccggcttactggttaaccattcacttccgaacttggtgtccccactgctaacattaggacagtggtccccaacacggtgcccgcatttgtatgcgcccgccaattgctcagggctggcctggccccaggcacgtggcgcatgtgcggtgccggagctggccccgggcgcatggtgcacagtgagcgccggccccgggggcgccgcagattggctgccgcgctttggccacgtggtgcatggggggagcgcaggccccgggcgcgtggcgcttgcagggtgcgccggccccgggcgcgcggtgcttggggggagagcgccggtcccgggcgcgcggcgcttggcggggggcccggccctgggcgtgcggtgcttgtggggggggggcggccctgggaatgtggctatggggggaccCCGCCCggcaatgtggctatgggggggtccccgcccccaggtgcacaatgggggtccccgcgccagggcgccctgcgggcaaacggccacgccccttggcgccgggaaacctcaaatggttggggaccactgaattaggagaagccgttggctgcctgccccgccctgccccattccttcttttacattcccctgctcccatgggggtcacgctgcccccctttgagagctgatgctgaaaagtgctgggaaagctcggggcgattatctgcctgaccccggtgaataggagctgccaaaggccctgaagtgtgacagaccctggagctgtgaccggccctttcacccagcaggatgtgccgaatgccccaggggaccaagggatggtgggcgtggcacttcaagcacaccttgattttcttctgtcagggctggggcatcggaccgtccaggctgggttcctgtgatttctcgcgcgtgctgggcggatggtttcctgtccagtgcagatcgccgctggtgcgggacctctgcatataaacgctgggtaagtcctggtgggtttttaatgggcactgccatgtgggttggtaactcagggtgcccctgtataaaactatggtacgcccacatcttgaatactgtgtacagatgtggtctcctcacctcaaaacagatattttggccttggaaagggttcagaaaagggcaactaacatgattaggggtttgaaacgggtcccatatgaagagaggttaaagcgatgggacttttcagtttagaaaagaggagattgaggggggatatgatagaggtctataaaaacatgagtggtgtggagagggtgaatcaagaaaagtgatttattagttcccataatagaagaactagaggacaccaaatgaagttaatgggtagcaggtttaaaactaataaaagaaagttcttcttcacacagggtgtagtcaacctgtggaactccttgccagaggagactgtgaaggctaggactataacaggatttaaagagaagctagataatttcacggaggttaggtccataaaaggccattagccaggagatagaaatagtgtccctggcctctgtttgtggaaggctggagaaggatggcaggagacaaatcgcttgatcattgtctttggtcaaccctctttggggcacctggtgctggccactgtcagcagacaggctacccagtactgccgttcttatgttagggttcttggttggggcacagggcagagcccatcggttcagagctgctaagagcagagttatttgcacttacgtcccagccagactccctcgtatcccctaacacagggctggggggatccttttttgggtcgggggccacagagaaatccgtcgggccttgtaggagttgggcggcaggagtggagcttagtgcctacggggccaagggaaacagagagggcaccatgtccacagggccggggcgccattttccctagggcctccggggagggggggggggacgagtgtgtctatggtctaggagccagggcccaccaaagatgaatccgacccaggctctggtacatctctgcagcgctgccggccggttcccccacctcttggtcctcaacccaactagacccgcttcctgacggctggttgccccccggccagccccgctccctccagccccctcccagccagccctgcttcccggcggccggttcccccccaccccctctcttccagccagtcccgccccccccccccccccggcccctgctgttcggtattttttttaaaccatctggtaaccctagcaggtgggggtgaaaagtgcatggaaatgcctgcacaggcgcgtctgggaatgagatgctgctctaacatctccgcctctgttcacttccagcccctgcctcgtggtgctggccccccgtggcctgggcgggccccccaggcgcaccatggcccggcatagcaagctgcagaagcacgtcctgagcctatacaggcagttcctgcgcaccggccgggagaagccgggattcctgcctcgcatccaggccgagttccggaagaacgccagcatcccccgggccgacgtgatgcacatcgagtatctgctccgccgtggccagaggcagctggcgcagctccgagacgcgaacaccagacagatgggcacctttgtccaagccaaaccggaggagcagtgacccctgctggttggcgcaggcgtctgtcttgtactgggacggttgggggtgaattcacagatcagccttcctggttctcacatccctgtgcacccctcgtgtccaaacacaggtgcctggcttggcatttgctgagctaaggtgtctttattggcagccaagcttttaaacagttcaggtgtggatgggtgatctggaggagatgctcttgtttccaggacctggtacacaattcattctacccctgctggctcctctcttcgggtatgtctacactacagcgctagttcgaactaagctaattcgaactaacgcgtctagaactaaaaactagttttgctaattcgaactagcaagtccacattgagtggactctgaacagggcttaaggatggccggaagcagtgccagcagggcatcagaggaggacttagagcgtggagatgcagtctcaggctagccgagggctgcgcttaaagggtcccgacccccaccccggacagacagttctaaggggtgccccgcttgaaaaccagtcctggcttggagtgcccggagtacccacactgggcacatcacaccactcagccatcagcccggctgcacttgccgcaggctgccatctggggagagggggtaatcggggggctgcaggagtgcttccacccccagaagcctgcagagccagcccagtcctccccatcgggggctcgtaccccattcctccctcacctccttccacttacccttccctagccccccttcttattgatgtacaaaataaagataacgtttcttccaacattgactctgtctttattgaacaaaactgggggagactgggaaaaggaggtgggagaggggaagattaaggctgggagaggggagggcaactaacatgatcaggggttgggaacaggtcccagatgaagagaggctacagagactgggactgttcagcttagaaaagaggagacggaggggggacaggatagaggtctctaaaagcaggggttgggtggagagggtgcattcagaaaagttcttcctgagttcccataaagaaggactagaggacaccaaaggaaaggactgggtagcaggcttgaaactagtaagagaaagttgttcttcttgacaaagcaaatagttaaccggtggaactccttgctgcaggaggctgtgaaggctacaactagaacagagttgaaagggaagtgagatcaagtcatggaggttgggtccatggagtagtcttagccagggggtaggagtggtgtccctgcccaaagtttgtgcaaggctggagagggatggcacgagacaaatggcttggtcactgtctttggtccatcccctccacggtccctagggttggccgctgtcggcagacaggctactgggctagatggacctttggtctgacccaggacggccattgtaagctcagggctcagggtcgggggtctcagtggacccccttgattttcatgcaaacctgctcctgggtggccaggctggcagctctcctgccctagatggccactttcctgtgcctagtgcggagatcgtggacgaggtccacgatgtccgcactagcccaggaatgtacccgcctcttgcggtcccgggcaagcttccgggagccgccagcctggtcccgggaagagggggtgggctgggggacatcgggtgggtggctctgtgccgtgccaggtgcagggtctgctggctgggtgctagcaggcttgcacctggcacgggcaccgtagccagcccgtgcccctttaaggggtccggggccgggaggggggcatagagtttccctggtgttggccagagtggccaccagggaaacttggcgagggctagcctcccactcgttcgaattaaggggctacacagcccttaattcgaactagtaagttcgaactaggcttaagcctcgtaaaatgaggttttcctagttcgaactaagcgctccgctagttcgattcaaattcgaactagcggagcgctagtgtagcggctatgaatgttagttcgaactaacgtccgttagttcgaactaacattgtagtgtagacatacccttccatccttagccaaagaggaacaagccagttagcccagggaaataaaagaaagggagagcggtgacggaaaaccctgtgtctgtcattttttcaaatgatctatcttgcctaaaagcctgtcagggattgggctctgttgcaggaggtgctggcgaaacactccgtggatttgggtgctacaattcctgagtgtcgtccgcattcctgccccctccccccaccgaagcgctttggaaggctcacaaaggacagagacctgccttttgaaaatccgactccccaccggtgtctcaagacaggcggctctctctcgccaaaaacggaggcagcagcgtgggatgacaggcagccaggtcgcaaggggaggtgctttttagaccagttccctcctggcactccgtactgctgcctctgtatcagaggcagcagcacaagctggcagcagcccttgcctgggggctgggtctgagcttctggacctggtgcaaactggaactgagcgaggctgcctgcctgcctggctcctaacacactgtaaatgcagagccgcagagggggtaggtcccgcacccagcgcgagccaggactgagacagctggccctgagatctggacacagtgctccagctgaggcctcctccgtgccaaatagctaggagagtgacctcccatgtctgccgtacgtctcctaccacgccccagggctatgccctcttactgaagggctttgtgtctgagatcgcttctctcctaggctacgtctacacaacgagtttttttggcaacaaatatgctaacgagggactctatgacacgcaatgtcatttgcatattttctgccgatccgtttttgtgctcggggtttgtgcgcaaaaccaagccttgtggatgtttactttttgtgcaaaaaacccccttttcccacaagatccctatttctgcaaaaaggccgaccgatcttgtgcaaaaaggggcttttgcctaaaaagaaaacatccacatggcttgtttttgtgtgttcttgcgaaaaaacttgtggcgcgtctacactctacgtgtgttcttgcagaagtaaatttgcagtaaagcatcagagaacagggctccttgcacaggagttattcctctcccgacgatgactaagccccctttgtgcaagagctgttgtgcaagaaggcagcgtggacgggcaccaggggcttcttgagcaagacacttttatggctaaaatgaccatcagagctttcttgcacaagagagcgttcacactgccatggacgctcttgtgcaaaagcctatggcagggtggaggcactcttgcacgagaccttttgcgcaagaactccggcgtgaaacagctctcgtgcaagaagcctgcagtgtagggcagggagcagcctatgagggagggggagggacccctagtaatggctcaaacttcccaggggggtggccagaggcaggacatttgcctgacagggtgaggggggggcggtgacatcacaggggctttgggcagccctcagcatataaggcaaagggcaggtggggaggtggtgacctcacagagggacccacgtctcaggctgataaaagcggggggcgggcccaggggactttggagacccccggttgctttagctctggtgcgtctcctcctcacggttcattcgcgttctgtgagttccacatcccgacacctttgtgacgaaggtaagagcccccaggggttggatcccgcccggggccggctgggttccaggcaggcccagccctcggtcaagggccagaaggtgattcctcacctgggctgcatcCTTAGCACCACTGGGgttttctcctggttggtttcccttttcctccatccccccacatttctgctctgttcttgcctcctctgtgaccttcccttgctgcctcccccagcttgggacccaacagactagctgaaggacggggggtggtttgcaggagccgtggggtgggggatgcagcccccattgtggggactggggaggtggggctggaacaagtctatgctggtgtctttggggagaacgctccaccccccacaccttagattctcccctgattggccaagaaggggctgttgatgggcaggagactcgtggaatgaggagtaacggtagtttgaactaggaagcctagttcgaactacctagttcgtgccccgtgtagccgcgctgcacggggttcgaacgagcggggttttaaaaatggcggctccccgcttatgcaaatgaagcccgggaaattcaaatcccgggcttcatttgcaagtgcggtatgcctacattaccctcctagttcgaactagcggggtagtgtagacataccctcaggtccttgcagtgcctgtgcaagaccgaaccgataagcaaggggccatttgggggctgggggcagtcgctctggggagctggaacccctggatttcgttcatcaggctgcgccccaagctcccctttgctcccctcatttgcagcatggccaaacgttttcggctgtggttcaagaaagccctgaagatggccccagggccggtggggagcagcttctccgtccccgcgggcggggaagctggatcccaccagctcggggcgacttgcccaccggccaggcccccccggacctggctccagaggcggctgggcaggcgggacccagcccagcgggggagccgggtagggtgactccggggcctcctctgtggagagaaacacctgccccgggagcccagcccccattaccaccagggggcatcgccctgcccggcccccggggacctgccagtctccgggagcccccagcccgtcgctccccgcaccagcccctgcagctgtgggtccaggtccgtcagcagcagcgcctgggcctccagctgcagccgggccacctcctgcagccgctcagacccaggtgaggggccgtgaacacgctgggcccgggggctcacccagtacccggggcggggggggggcagccccagtgtctgccccgcaccctgggcaatggatgggggcgggggctgcttggctctcttgttcctggtgggggctctgctgagggcgttggcagatgtgagggtggcagggggatgggtccctgcgaggggcgtgtggggcccaacctgccctgggtccgtgacatgggggcgcgtgacccctgctggccgctggagtcaccctggtcccttccctcccgcacagagcccccctgcgcctcggcggagctctgccaggagcgggtggactcccgggtggaggaaggggccatctacgacatcgaagagcagctccacacccgggacacggtaggaaccttctccacacgggggggacccgagattgtccggccccttcccagcacgtctcccccccctccgggaggggcttgtccctggggatccccctggggccccttctcctgcatgacctgggccctccaagctgggggctcttgtcatgcaccagctgggcccccacaagcctgaggcagcagttggggggggagtgtgggtgcttggacaaccggcagctcccacctccactcctgggaggcctgagccctgcagctgtccgtggggggcaggcaggccccaggctcacagactctctctggggtgcagagcccagccgccctgcagcggttcctcttggccatccccctcgcctgcctcgccgccctccaaaggggcgaggacaccctggcgccgcgctgctgcaaggacaccatgatggccaggatcgttgtaagcgagtcgcggcggccgggaggagggaaggggatacgtggggtggacaggggtctgcctggcccatggcggcgggtgggggtgctggaaacgggatgggtggagccaggagggctggaggtggacatggggagggcgggtggggatgctggaggagggagggacacagaaatggggcaggtctggggtgccggacaggaagggggattcgggacagggaggggtctccccgggccatggggggctggaagggagccgagcgggctgctggggatgcgcctggggagcagggatgaggaggttcagaggctggtcaccagggcagggaggggcaggagacggcctggggacaaggattgagctggtcccggtttgggaggggtgtgctgggaggggccctgtgtcgggcaggggggctacagggcagcgggaggcagtggggttggatcctgctgggtgggggcgctggccgtgtgagcgtctcttgggggcccagcctcacacgcccctttgtctccttgggtctcccaggagatcatggaggactcgccccccccgctggtcttggccgactgcctcaacgccgcctgcagcctcaggtaccgaccccccccccccccccgccgactccccccagagcagatcccctggccagggagtgggaaagtctctgtctcctgctgctgaattaacagcctctgcccctctctcctgccagcaccttgcagcctcccctgcgggcccagctcctgagccccctgctgactgcggccgtgggacagacagtgtctggggactggcagcaggagcccatccacactcaggtacgtccctccgggccctgctcccgggctgggctggagctccggagaggaggggggggggcgggtggcagagggagggaagaagctgcaggtttggatccttccctccagggttcccgttgctctcccggggggcccgtcccttccatgcccagcctgggctcctccctgctctgcgaggcggctcagaccctgctcaaggctgcaccccggagccagcgggtggcctggattccccaacccccctctgacccagggctcccccttgtcttgcagcagttcatccgggcccttccctacgacctccaggccctactggcgagcctcctcgccgagtccccagacaccgcccggctgcagctcataatggaggtgagccccgtgggggggacggggccattgtccctgcttcctcgggggggggccgagagaggagcagtgtcagtggctggggggggcacagtccgagaggagccccaggctctgcccagaaccggcacctccctacgggtcctgacctgcctctttcccccccagcacctgagcccgtggctggagtcccgcctgccccaggagcgagccagggcccttggcagcaccacggccctgctgggagtcgccaccaccctcccggggtttgacgtaagtgacctcggagccggggggtctggggctgcagggcgcggggctgggagcgtccccgggaggcagaggcagggccgggaatgggccgggaatgggccgcgttctccttttcccggggaggggcgaccctgggcccttcaggggggctcttgagggactgggcctggggactggggagtggccgtcagtggatccccttgttccacccccggagtgacccttcagtcggggccattgctcagggttgtctcctcgcaaggccggccccgccccgccccgggaggtgtctctgtccgtcccccgagctcagacccgcctcggcagccgtttgcatgggacgtgcagccccaggatgctgagggaccccccctcttctctcccctcagaactccgccgactggccgaggatgggtcaccacgtggcccagctgggcctttttatttcggacccatccgaagacgtcagccggctggcccgggagggggtgcacagcctgtatcaactcctcctgcaccacaggggtaaggaacccagccgggacctgggccccagggacaccctgagggtgccggcggcggggggaggggacccagcccttttcccccagactggcccaaggggggatgcgtccctctgtgttccccttctgccccctgtgcccctccatttgcccagggatgcctgcagggacccgtgggaggggaagggctcagacctgccagcagaatgaccctgttgtgtctcttgcaggcctcaacatccaccaggcagaggacctgtggtgcagacactactacaaagaaagatgggtcctggctcacagcaacagcgtgagggtgggagaggtaaggacgcgctgccagggcagggcagggctcgggggtggggctggctggggccctcgtgggggtaggagggtcttgggggcaggaggaagctgtgacctggggcaggggttggggtgccgggtgaggagagcgtctgggtgcagggtctggaagggagtttgggggaggaggaagctgttttagccccaggagttggggccgggctctgggccgtcagctgaaacctcctgtgctcttgattccaggtctttgggcagctcttcacagcagagcaggagaattgctttttggacaaggctctgctcgctgcccgctcccccctgcggcgccccagccaggccgggctggtcctggcccacgccctgcatgggcaggcccatcagctcctggaatacatggtgagcagccggagcagatcaggagagtggggcagggccagggtctccttcccatcccctcagggagtccccccgcccctttcctcaggctgcccccaccccacgtccctgctggcagaatccctcctgcccctgcgagcgtccctgggggtgggggaggctctgaacacagaaactgtcctaggaggcgggagggggccgaggtgtcaggagctctgggggggggggggtcaggagctcaccctgcgggcctgacggggggtgaccagagagcaggggggaggagggtggaaatgctggggggccagttcccctgagtccccagggatgaatgtgacggattctgcttcccttgcagcaggaagacacccagtgagagcagcaagagctgaggagccagcagctgcgtccccctccccccaaccctcccaattgtattgaattgtatttacattctcattaaacaatgtttcaaaaaacatttggatcaggcttggtcaataatttgtaatgggggggccattttggcaactgatcaagggccacatttctaccgagggctttggggtctgggacggggtggttgggtgcagaagggagcttaggggtggagcctgggtgcagggggggggggtatgatctggggcggtggataggggtgcagggtccaggagggggtatgggcgcaggagaggactctggcctgggggaggggctctagaggggtgcagggtcagggagggagctgtgacctgggtgaagggggagcagaaggtttgggggagggggtgcgggtgccagagaggagtctggcctgggggaggggtgtcggggggtgcagggtcagggagggagctgtgatctgagggaatggggggacgcaggttcaggtggtcgcctgggacaggcagtcggggaggggacgtgggcgccaggggcaggctctggctgcggaggtgcctacctaggcagctgcgtatgggggagcccgactgtcacctgaggggatgggggagctcaattttcaactgtggggaatggaggaaatactgtggagtggagggagcgagatggggggggctgaattgttcccggaggggagatctccctggcttggggggggggggggcgtttccagcaaagccctcacataagagggggacagacggggggagggagaggacggggatgggcagggcaggtggaaatggggaggggcaggagaagggaagggggaggagatggaggagagcaggggataggagtgggggcggggatgaggagcaggacagaggcagggcagtggtggtgatggctgagcgatgagaacagctcgcagggagcttaaagccagcagatgcttttcggcagagttgccatttgccctggcggctttgccagaatagctgtgccgggggggggggggggggcggggtgggggggcttttgccacacacccaagccaagccagctgtggcagcaaagccttgtgatgtaacctaagcccttggcaaggtcgggatcaacctgctctgacaatttctcggaccggcgggatgagaaacaaggatcgtgcagggagatggggatgactaggaagcgaatccaggtgtggggggaatatcctgggttggagggtcagtcgatacccccgcctgccactgtctgccggggctctgcccgcaagatggaaccaacagctgagtttgcttttctgccctgTCATgtgcacaaaaggcccagagcagcctcctgctatcttggaggaaaggggccaaagttcaggaagcaggtgccaggctgggctggaatccgcgagcgccgcttttgctttgcccttcctggaagctgggctgcaggtgagtggcggtttcatct comes from Pelodiscus sinensis isolate JC-2024 chromosome 33, ASM4963464v1, whole genome shotgun sequence and encodes:
- the LOC142823316 gene encoding succinate dehydrogenase assembly factor 1, mitochondrial-like; the protein is MVSCPVQIAAGAGPLHINAGPCLVVLAPRGLGGPPRRTMARHSKLQKHVLSLYRQFLRTGREKPGFLPRIQAEFRKNASIPRADVMHIEYLLRRGQRQLAQLRDANTRQMGTFVQAKPEEQ